The genomic window AACCCTTACCCATCTGCTATTGATGCTGAAAAGTTCATTACAGACAATGGAGATGTTGGACCTTTATATTTCTGGTCACATAATACGCCTCCTAAAAGAATTGAGGGAACCAATACATTTACTTATGATAGTGCCGATTTTGCTGTTTTCACATTAACGGGACAAACACAACCATCGCCAAAAGGACAAGTTCCTAACGGTTATATTGCTGTTGGACAAGGATTTTTTACTCAGCCAAATGTAAGCACTATTTTATTTACAAATGATCAAAGAGTTAAAGCCAAAAATACCACATTCTTTAAGACTACTGAAAAAACAAGTCAAATCGAAAGAAATTGTTTATGGCTAAATCTGACCAATTCAGATGGGGCATTCAAGCAAATGCTTATTGGATATGCAACTGGGGCAACCAATAGTTTAGATTATAATTATGATGCCACAACAATGGGAAGCAACTCCTACATTGATTTTTATAGTATTAACGAAACTAAAAAACTAACTGTTCAAGGTCGCGCCCTACCTTTTGACAATTCTGATATTGTTCCTATTGGTTACAAAAGCACTGTTGAAGGCAATCTTACAATTTCTATTGATCATGCTGACGGTTTCTTTGATACTCAGGCAGTTTATCTAGAAGACAAAACAACAGGTAGTATAACCGATTTACGTACTTCCAATTATACTTTTAAAACAGCCGTCGGAACCTTTATAGATCGTTTTGTATTGCGTTATACAAATAAAACCTTAGGAACAGATGATTTCGAAAATGTAAAAGATGGAATTTTGGTTGCTGTAAAATCAAAAGCAATAAATGTTACTAGCGGAGCTGAAAACATTAAAGAAGTACAAATCTATACGATCGGTGGTCAAGCGCTTTATAGCAAAAATAAAATTGAAGCAAAAGAATTAAATATTACAAACTTGCATTTTAGTAATCAAGTTTTACTGGTAAAAGTAATGCTAGAAAATGATCATACGGTCACAAAGAAAATTATATTCAATTAATACCAAAACCCATCATAAAGATGGGTTTTTTATTTTTTTTTATAATCAAAAAACAAAATCTCTAACCCATTCTAAAACTTGATTAATTTCTTCTTGCGAATTATAACTGTGAATGCAAAAACGAACACGTTCCTGACCTTCTGGAACAATAGTAGAAAGAATGCACTGAACATCAAACCCTTTGTCCTGAAGCTGCTGTGATAACTCGCTTACATTCTTATTTCCCGGAATAATAGCGGAATGTATCGAAGATTTACTGTGAACAAACATTGGTTTTAATCCTAACATTTTTTTCTGCTGATTAAAAAACACAATATTTTTCCGAAGCTTTTCAATAGCTTCTTTTTCAATTTCTAATTGATGGTACGCTGTAAAGATTGTCGCAACAGCATGAGGAGACAAAGCAGTAGTATAGATAAAACTTCGAGCAAAATTGATTAAATAATCTCTGAGTTCGGTACTTCCTAAAACTGCCGCACCTTGACATCCTAAAGCTTTTCCAAAAGTTACAATTCGAGCAAAAATTCTATTATGCAAATGCAAGTACTGAATCAATCCTTCTCCTTTTTCACCAAAGACTCCTAAAGCGTGGGCTTCATCAACGACCAAATAACAATTGTATTTTTCTGAAAGCTGTACTAACTCTTCCAAATTCGGACTATCGCCATCCATAGAAAAGACAGTTTCTGTTACAATATAAATTGTTGCATCTGAAAATTTAAGAATATGCTTTTCCAAATCTTCAAAATCATTATGGATAAACGAAGATGATTTTGTCTTAGACATTGCAATTCCATCTTTTATAGAAGCATGACACAATTCATCATACAAAACAACATCATTTTCTTGCAGCACAGCGCTAAAAAAACCCAAATTGGCATTGTAGCCCGAATTAAAAATTAAAGCTGATTCTGCCTCGTGAAATTGCGCTATAGAACTTTCTGCAATTTGATAAAGCGAATGGTTTCCAGTAGTCAATCTCGAACCCGTAGCTCCATTTTGAAAAATCTCATTTTCTAATAAATAAGCATGAGTATGCTTGTAAATAGTTTCTGATTTAGAAAATCCGATATAATCGTTTGAGGAGAAATCCACCAGATTATTAAACACGGGTAATTTTCTAAACAGATTTTCCTGTTTACAGCTTTCTATTTTTCGATTAAGATTTTCTGGAAACTTCATAAAAACAAAGTTAGGCAATTCCTATTAGAATAAAACAAACAGCGGATTATAAGCAATCCGCCGTTATTCTAAATTTTAAATAGCACTTATAAAAGGTGATTGTCTAATGTAATTTGACTCGACCATCACTTTTACGAGAAACTTTGATATATCCAACGCTGTAATTTTTTCTCCCAAACAATCTTCAAGATTTACAGAGATTTCATTACTATCATCAGAAAAAATAATTAACGGAACACGAACTTGCGTCCAATCAGTCTTACTATCATGTAGAAGATCGTAAGTGAATTGTCGGTCTTTCTGGATTTCAGGAAAATGAGTTTTCATCCAGTCTGTTGCCATAATTGTTTTAGCGCTTTTTTTATCAAACGGAGTATCGATATTTAGTCCCGCAAGAAGAACATATCTTTGAATTCCATACTCATTCATAGCCATTAAAACATTCTTTGTTGCCTGACTTGCCACCATAGGTTCTCCAGGCCTCTGCCCAACAGTACTGATCACAGCTTGACAATCTCTAAGCAATAAACTTATTGATTCATCATCAATAGCATCTCCTTTAATAATTTCTATTTTTGGATTTTGAATAGTAAAATTGTCTGGATTTCTTAGTAAAAGTTTTATACTAAATCCGCTTTCTAGTAATTGATTTACTAAATATTTTCCTGTTCTTCCGCCACCGCCAAGAACAGCAACTTTTGATATATTTTTCATATATATTCTTTATAAAATTTGACATAAAAAGTTATGTTCCATCATTCAAGATGAAACAAAATGCAAAAGCTTACTGAGCCTTTACAATTGATCAAATATTTTATAAAGAGATTTTGATAATTCAAAAGTAAGAAAATAAAAAAAGCCAGACAATATTCTCTGACTTTTCAGCTTATTTTGAAATTCTTCTGAACTATGTCATCTTAGCATGAATAATATTGTTAATTAAAACATTAATATCTCTAATTTTCAAATTATAAACTGATTCCTACTAATTTGTATATTGCGTTAAAAAAGAAAAAAATGAAGAT from Flavobacterium sp. KACC 22763 includes these protein-coding regions:
- a CDS encoding NAD(P)-dependent oxidoreductase produces the protein MKNISKVAVLGGGGRTGKYLVNQLLESGFSIKLLLRNPDNFTIQNPKIEIIKGDAIDDESISLLLRDCQAVISTVGQRPGEPMVASQATKNVLMAMNEYGIQRYVLLAGLNIDTPFDKKSAKTIMATDWMKTHFPEIQKDRQFTYDLLHDSKTDWTQVRVPLIIFSDDSNEISVNLEDCLGEKITALDISKFLVKVMVESNYIRQSPFISAI
- a CDS encoding aminotransferase class I/II-fold pyridoxal phosphate-dependent enzyme, producing the protein MKFPENLNRKIESCKQENLFRKLPVFNNLVDFSSNDYIGFSKSETIYKHTHAYLLENEIFQNGATGSRLTTGNHSLYQIAESSIAQFHEAESALIFNSGYNANLGFFSAVLQENDVVLYDELCHASIKDGIAMSKTKSSSFIHNDFEDLEKHILKFSDATIYIVTETVFSMDGDSPNLEELVQLSEKYNCYLVVDEAHALGVFGEKGEGLIQYLHLHNRIFARIVTFGKALGCQGAAVLGSTELRDYLINFARSFIYTTALSPHAVATIFTAYHQLEIEKEAIEKLRKNIVFFNQQKKMLGLKPMFVHSKSSIHSAIIPGNKNVSELSQQLQDKGFDVQCILSTIVPEGQERVRFCIHSYNSQEEINQVLEWVRDFVF